GGCGCCTTCGGACTCTGACAGGATCTGTTCCATGGATGACTCTTCCTTGCCCTCATAGAGCATCACAGGCTCGAAGAGTAGGGAACAGAAAACAGCTTAGGGAAGAGAAATTATAAGTACAATTATCCCTTAGCTAGGACTGTATTCCACTCACCGTAGAAGGCTCTTGCCTTGAACTGCAGTTGAAAGTCAAACAAAGTTGGGACCTTGCCGCCATAATTGACCTTTTTTAGGCCCGCCACCAGCTTGTAGTAGTAGAACTGCACCAGCTCCGTCTGATGGTGCAGCCGAAGATCATCGTGCACCGATGTGGAGAAGAAGTACTGCAGATCGATGGCCGGAGAATTCCACACACTAAACTGAAAGTCTATGAAGATCATGTTGCTGGGATGTCCCTTTGCGTCATATTGGAACATGAAGTTCGTGGTCCAGGGATCCCCATGGGCCAAAGTCACAAAGTCCCCGGGTCTTATGGTTGTGGATCGTTCACCATAGTCCATGATATTATCCACGAGCCGATCGATCTTTGACTGGTAGCGTTGCTGTAGCTCCTTGTCCAGCTTTAACGAGCGAGATAGGGCCTTGAGAAGATTCCTCATGATCGGCTGGTAGGCACGGGTATGTTTATTAAAGAATCCCCGATCATAATCCTTGGCAAAAATGCCTGGCTTCCGTTCGCTTAGAGCTGCAGCTGTGGCATGAAAGCTAGCCATTTTCTCCAGCACCAGATGCGTATGCTCCAGATCCAGTTTCTTAAGCCGATCGGCAACCTTGTACTGCCCCAGCGACATGTCCTCAAAGATGATGGAGCCCCTATCGCGATCCACGTTGACGGTGGCCGCAAACAGTTTCCGCtgatccttgagctcctgtcTGGCTATCTCCGCCAATTGCGGCAGGATGTTCTCATACATATCCATTTCCCTGACGTAAACGCCATAAGGGAAGAGCACATCAGCAGCCGGATCCTTGCTCGTAAAAGTAGTCTTCACCAAAAACGTAGTGGTCTGTGTGCCCTTGGAGGGTTTCGTTGTATATTCCAAATTGATACGAGTCATCACACTGCCAAAGTTCTCGCCATTCGCAATCGCTGGCTTGATGATCAGCTTTTCCAATTTGAGAGTGACATCTTTGAAGAAGATCCGCAACTTCTCCTGCACGTAGTCCTGAGTCAGCCATGCAGGTGCCGGATGTGTCTTCTCTGTGGCTTCTTTGGGCATGGTCGTAACCGTAGCTCAGGTCTTGCGTTTGTGCGCTTTTGTTAATAGAAGTGCATTGTTTTTATATAGCCCTCCTCTAAAAGGTGGGAGAAATGATAAGTGCAAGTGCGCCATTATCATGCAGCAATTGAACGAATTCCGTATGGGAAACAGCGTGTAAATTTATTACAATACATGTTCAGTTCTCCGTCTATTTCAAGTGCTTGACCGAACCGCGAACGCCCTAGGGGACAGCGAGCCCTCGTGAATGGAGACGGAAGCCTACGAATCAAAGCACTCATTCTAACGAAAGAAATCATCCTACTATAATATGAATGGGTAGCATTCCGCTGAATCACAGAAATCTCGAGCAAATTGTTTGAATAGAATAGCGCTCTTTGTTGAGTTTACAGATTACATTAGATAAAGAACGAGCGAGTGCTGTTTATTACAAATGTACATAATAAAAGTAAGTTTATTCTAGCCACGTGTTACCCGAGATGAGCAGATCGCCACAAATTGATCTTCAAATCTCGTTTATCTGGGATGGCTTCGTTTTTATCATTAAATTAGGTATCACTAAAGTGTAAGGTACAAATAAATTATATACCTTTTCGATTTTAAAAGTCCCAACCGGCATACTCTTTCACCACATCCTTGTTCTCCTTGCGATGGCGATGAATGGCGCTGGCTTCGCCCTTGGCCACGCATTTCTTGCGCTGATCTCTCTTCTCCTTGATGTCCATGTTGCGGCGTATGCGATCGGTGATCACGGATGGTGCTATTGTGCTGGTCGTGGTGGAATACGAGCGCTGGCTTCGCGCATCGTTGAGCATTTGCTCGACCATTTTCAGGCGATACATGCGGGAGTTGGGATCCAAGCCGGCCAGCTCCGGCATTTCATCTGTTTCCAGGTCATTGGAACTAATGGATTTGGCATCTTCTGCGGGTGCGTCGGCAGCTGGAGCCACTGGTGGAACAATGCCTTGAGGTGCAGGAGCAACAAGTGGAACATCGCCTTGAGGCCTCGACTCTGGAGTTGGAACTGGATCGGAGGCTATTGGCTTTGATGGCAATTCCGCATCGATAATCTCTGGACCCACAGCCAGATTGCCCAAATATTGTGTACACGATTCAATGTAGCGACGAATGGCATCATCTGATTTCTGTGCTGGCTTCGCCTCGCTATAGAGCACCTCATTCTCCACCTGACGACGGCACTCGTCGATCTCTACAGCTGCCGCAGTCACCAAAGCAGGCGCCTCATCTTCCTCACCTTCATCTTCTTCGTCCTCCGATTGTTCCACCATGCCATACTCCTGCAACAGATCCTGTTCCATCTCCTTGGTGAAGCCATACCCAGTGCAGTGCACCTCAGCATCCAGATCATCATCGCGCACCAGATCGCTGAACTTGGGATAATCTTCGCTTTCGTAGGCGAATTTACGACGGAACATTTCGCGAACGCAGTTCACATCGCGATCAAAGAAACTATAGAAGATTATATTGGATTACTAATAGAGTCGTTACGAGGAACGTTTGGTGATGCTTACAATTCAGCATTTTCATGCGAGGTGGACATCATCTGGGGAAAATCTATCAGTATAGGCTTTCCCGCATCCGTGAGCATCAAATTGAACTCGTTAAAGTCGCCATGGATGACACCAGAGTTACCCAAACGGACAATCAGATTCATGAGGTCATCATAGACTTGTGGAATATCCAACAACTCGTGCACTTGGGTCCTACGAAAAAAGAAATGCATTAAAAATGCAGTCAAAGTGGTGCGAATTCGGATCTTACATGGGCCAACCGTTGACCAGATCCATCAAAACGCAGTGACGATTGAAATCGATGGGTTTCGGGACAGGAAAACCGCGCTCATGCAATGCCGACATGTAGGCAAACTCTCGGGTAGCCGAAATTCGCGATAAATACAACCAGGAGGCTTTGTGCCGACGTCCATGATAATCTCGCTTGGCTTTCACATTCCTGAAGCAGGTGCGTCCCAGACGATGCAGTTTCAGGCAAATGGGAGTTCCCTCCTCATCGGCCACTACATAAATGTTTGACTCCTTGCCAATCCCAATTTGGTTGCCAAAAGAGCTCACTGACCCACGCAATGTAAGAGATTTCAGAGCCAGATAGTCATATCCAGTGTTTGTCAAGCGATAGCCATCATCTGTAAGGCCAAATGCGTTAATATTATTATGGTTTAGCTAATTCGCTCACTTACACTTTTTGCCACGTTCGTAGGACAGTAGTTTGTGCTTGCAGAGCTCCTTGAGCAGCTTGTGGACACCGCCAGTCTTCAGGTTGGCTATGGCCGCGGCCAATGGTCCCGGCACCAGCTCGTGGTTTTTCATGCCCATCTCGATGGCGGTGAGGACGCGGAAATCCTCCTTCGTTAGATAGCGCAGCACGGTGACATTTAATTTACCCATTTTCACTGAATTTTGGCAAATTACAACGCATTTAATTAGGTTTTCGTTTTACACGTGCGAGCACTTCGATAGCAACAGATGATTCGACTTGTTCTGGTATCAATAGCAATCGTTAATAAGGGGACTCGTGGAACTGATTATGATTCAGCTTTGATTTTCTTTTATCAGAAGTTCAGGTTTATTTTAGTCAATTCAAGTTCCTTTAAGGAggaatttagttcattcaggTGTAACGTCATCCATAATATCGTCCCGATTGTTTCAGATTTCGGTTTGATgaaagcaaattaaaatcaaattaaaatcaGGTGCTGGAATATCATCTTTAACATATTCTATTGTTTAATTTGCGAAGTTATCGCTGTTTCGACGTCATCGTCATCAAAAGGAGAAGAAAACCAGGATATGGCAGGCGAGGATTTGATTGCCCAATTCCAGACGCTCGGCATGAGCGAGCAAAAGGCCAAGGAGACGCTCAAGAATGCCAACGTGACGAAGAACCTACAATTGGCGCTGGCCCAGGCAGCCGGCGCTCCCCTCGCCGACGGCACGGGCATGTTGCTCTACCACATGGCCAGCAAACTGAAGGCGCAGCAAGCGGAGCAGCTGCCCCTTCTGGTGCGCTACATTGTGGAGCGCAAGCTCGACAACACCCAGCGCGTGGATGCCGCCCTGGAGTATCTTCTTAAGTGTGGCCAGAAGctgaaagccagcatcaatgTGAAGCAGCTGGAACAGGAGTGCGGAGTGGGTGTAGTGGTCACGCCGGAGGAAATCGAACGCATCGTGCAGGCCAAGATCAAAAGCAGCTACAAGGATGCCCTGCTGGAGCAGCGCTACCACTTCAATTCCTTTAAAATCCTACAGGATGTGAGGGGCGAACTCAAGTGGGCGGATGCCAAGTCGGTAAAGGCAGCCATAGACGTGGAGATATTCGATCTGCTGGGACCCAAAACGGAGGCGGACTTGAAGCCCCCAGTCAAGCAGAACGAGAAGCCCAAGGCGGCCAAACCCAAGCCAGAAGCGAATCCATCTTTGCAAGCTGTGGAGGCTGCGTCTGATGGAGCCAACACCATAGCGGAGCTAATGAAAACGAAAGTTCACTTTCATGCACCCGGTGAGAACTTCAAGACTGATGGCTATGTCGTGACCGAGCATACCGAGAGATTATTGAAGGAGCATCTCCAGAAGACTGGCGGACGTGTACACACGAGATTTCCCCCTGAGCCCAATGGCATCCTGCACATTGGCCATGCGAAGGCCATTAACATCAATTTCGGCTATGCTGCTGCTCAGGACGGTATCTGCTATCTGCGCTATGATGACACCAATCCCGAAAAGGAGGAGGAAAAGTTCTTTGTGGGCATCAAGGATATGGTAGAGTGGCTGGGATACAAACCTGCGAAGATTACCTACTCCTCGGACAATTTCCAGCAGCTGTACGAATGGGCTGTGGTCCTCATTCGCAAGGGATTGGCCTATGTCTGCCACCAAAAAGCGGAGGAGCTGAAGGGCTTCACTCCCAAGCCAAGTCCCTGGCGTGAACGTCCCATCGAGGAGTCGCTGCAACTGTTCGAGGACATGAAGAGGGGTAAGATCGATGAGGGAGCGGCCACCCTGCGACTGAAGGTTACTCTGGAAGAGGGAAAAGTTGATCCAGTGGCGTACCGCATCAAGTTTATTCCACACCATCGCACGGGCGACACGTGGTGCATTTATCCCACGTACGACTACACGCACTGCCTGTGCGATTCCATCGAACAGATCACCCACTCCTTGTGCACCAAGGAGTTCCAATCCCGTCGCTCCTCCTACTACTGGCTGTGCAATGCGCTGGAGATCTATTGTCCTGTGCAGTGGGAATACGGCAGACTGAACATGAACTATGCCTTAGTCTCCAAGCGGAAAATTGGTAAATTGATTACAGAAAAGATTGTTCACGACTGGGATGATCCCAGGCTCTTCACCCTGACTGCCCTGAGGCGAAGGGGCTTCCCAGCGGAGGCCATCAACAATTTCTGCGCCCAGATGGGTGTAACAGGCGCTCAAATCGCTGTGGATCCAGCCATGTTGGAGGCCTCTGTGCGCGATGTACTCAATTTGACGGCACCGCGTCGTCTGGTTGTGCTGGAACCCCTCAAGGTGACCATCAAGAACTTCCCGCATGCGGCGCCCGTGCAGTTGGAGGTGCCGGATTTCCCACAAAATCCAGAGAAAGGTTCGCACAAGATCACCCTCGACAAGGTGATCTACATAGAGCGAGGCGACTTCAAAGTGGAGCCAGAGAAGGGATATCGTCGTCTGTCGCCCAAGCAATCGGTCGGCCTTCGTCACGCCGGCCTAGTGATCAGCGTGGAAGAGATTGTGAAGCATCCAGACACTGGAGAAGTCGTCGAACTGATTTGTTCCAGCCAATCTGCGGAGCAGGCCGAGAAACCCAAGGCTTTTGTCCAGTGGGTCTCCCAGCCCATACCGCTGGAGGTGCGTCTGTACGAGCAACTGTTCAAGCACAAGAATCCTGAGGATGCAAATGAGGTGCCCGGTGGCTTCTTAACAGACATCAGCGAGCACACCATCTCAGTGGTCCAGGCTTTCGCGGATCAGGCCCTTGCCCAGGTCAAGGTCTATGACAAGTTCCAATTCGAGAGAATTGGCTTCTTCTCCGTGGATCCGGACACCTCAAACAATAGAATTGTTTTCAACCGCACTGTGGGCCTCAAAGAGGACGCTGGCAAAAAGTAATGCTCATTTACCGCCCTTtttacagaaaaaaaaaactgtgcGCTCATTAAAGTTTGATTTATAAAATCTGTAAAATCGgtgtttatttctttccctcTACCATTATGATGTGATAGCCAAACTTGGTCTTGACCGGAGGATCTGTGTACACGGGATTGTTGACATTCGATATGGGCAGGGCGAAGGCGGCGTCTTGGAATGGACCCACCATCGCACCGCGAATCTGCCAGCCCAGGTCGCCGCCCTGACGTGCCTTGTCCTCGCTGTAGGCGGTGGCCACCTCGGGGAACTTTTGGCCAGCCTTTAGCTTCTCCATTGCCTCCATAATCTTGCCCTGCTTCTCGCACAGAATGTGGCGCACCTTGACGGCATTTCCTCCCTTCTTCTCCTTGCCGGCAGCTGTGGGTGGGAGTGGATTTCTCTTGATCCAGTTGCACATTCAATGGTTGCCGACAATCCTACTCACACTTATCTTCCGCTGCTGGCTTCTTTCCGCCTTTACCGGCATCCTTGCCACCCTTGGCGTCCTTCTTTGGTGGCATGATTTTGTTAAAATTCGTATTTTAGTCGGAATAACAATAAATTCGTTGGGGGGGCTGCCAATCTGTTGCAAAACACATGTGACGACCAGGGCCTAGAGCTGGAAAAACATCGATGGTTGCGGACATCGATGTTTTCGATGTTTTGAGAGCCAAATTTCCCTTGAAATTAACCCATTAAGGGCCGATGGGTGTTTAAATGCCCATGATAAATGCCATTATCTCAACATTTTTTGGCGGATTCGGGTGGTTCCAGCTTGTTATCATGGAATTCAGCTGGGACATTATTGTCTCCCTCGGCCTTGTGGTGCTAGCACACAGTATAGGCTACGTTTTTGTAATGAAAAAGCGAGCCAAGAGCATCGATGGACGCCATGTCGTGGTCACCGGCGGCTCGAGCGGCATTGGGGTCTGCCTGGCCATAGAATGCGTCACGAAGGGAGCCCATGTTACGATTATAGCGCGTGACGAAAAAAGGCTCAGTAAGTAATTTTCGCTCAAAATAATGGAGAACCACACCCTATACCCTTATCGTTCCGCAGAAGCGGCCGTGGACCAGTTGGAGCTTGTGCGCCAGCGAGCGGATCAAAAGATTCAGTACCGCAGCCTGGACATTGGTGGAGACTATGAGGAAGTGGCTCGCGTGCTGGCTGATACCGAGGAAACTGTTGGCCCCATTTACGCCTTGTTCAATTGTGCGGGCATGGCCATTTGCGGAGTCTTCGAGGAAGTTTCTGTTCGTGATGTCCACAAGCTGATGAATGTCAACTTCTTTGGCAGCTACAACTGTACCCGCCACGTCCTGCCCAAGATGAAGCGGGCGAGGGAGGGCATTATTGTGATTACCTCATCGCAGGCCGCCATGTTCGGCATCTATGGCTATGGACCGTATGCAGCCAGTAAATACGCGCTGCGAGCCATGGCCGAAACGATCGCAATGGAGTCCAGAGAGCACGGCGTCAGTGTCACCTTGGCCTTGCCCTGTGACACAAACACCCCAGGGtttgaggaggaggagaagtcCAAGCCACGCGAAACGAAGATCATTTCGGGCGGTGGAGGTCTACTGAAGCCGGAGGACATGGCCAAAGCCATTCTGCAGGATGCCTTGGTGAGACATCCTTATTTTTTTATTTCGTTGAAACTGTATCTCATATCTTATGTGTATTTTTTCGTGCAGAAGGGCAACTTTATCTCGACTGTGGGCGCAGAGAGCTGGCTGATTACCATGTTGGGCGGCGGTCTGCTGCCCTGGGATGGCTTCTTCACAAATCTCCTGCACGCCTTGGTCATAGGTCCACTGCGTTTGGTCGGCTATGGCCTGCACAAGTACTTCAATAGCATCATACGGAAATGTGCCAAGGAGGATCGGGCTGGCGATAAAGTGGGATCGAAGTGATTGTATTTCCATTATCTCCCTGTGGATCGTACATTTAAACACTTATTGTTGTATTTCTAACATTGCATGGCGCGTGTTTAGGCAACTGCTATTCCAAATATCGCCTGACATCAGCCACTTTAGTAGCACATCATACGAGTATTAACGTAATCGAATTGTTCTATATCCCACATTTTCTTATATAGTTCTAGTCTTGTTAATGGTCAACGCACGCTTCAGGGGAATTTAATATGTAATTAGAATACAACAAAATGTTCTATTAAATTGATAAATATTACATATAATGACGGACAATAGGTATTTAATACTTTTAAGGCATGTAATCGGCAACGAAAACCAAGAGTCACCATGGTTTGCCGGCTGTTCTTGATAAGATAAACCCATTGGCCACTTGTAGACCACTCTCTGTAGACTCCCTCTGCGCCCCAACGATAAGCAACTTTTGAAAATAGGTCAAGATATGCACATATTTGAGTTTAGTTTTCTTTGTCTTCCTTTATTCATAAGACGCACCCAGTTTTACACTCTTCCTTTAGTTCCGTTTTTCATTCCGCCTTTTAACATTTTGTATATAGTTAACGCTAAACAAAAATTGTTGTATAATTATAATGCAAAttatataaatacatacatgcTGGTAGGCtgttatatatatttgtaaaCGTAAAGTGGTATAGCATCTAAGCATCTGATAATCAAAGAATTATTATTGGCTCTCAATACGTTAGTTCTACATTTGGATAGAAGGAGAATTTGTAAAATTATGCTTTAGGATTAGGGTTTGAATTTTAAATTATATAGTAGTTAGACTTTAGTGATTTTTGGGTATCCGGCTGGATTGCCAAT
This region of Drosophila miranda strain MSH22 chromosome 2, D.miranda_PacBio2.1, whole genome shotgun sequence genomic DNA includes:
- the LOC108154682 gene encoding probable glutamine--tRNA ligase; the encoded protein is MAGEDLIAQFQTLGMSEQKAKETLKNANVTKNLQLALAQAAGAPLADGTGMLLYHMASKLKAQQAEQLPLLVRYIVERKLDNTQRVDAALEYLLKCGQKLKASINVKQLEQECGVGVVVTPEEIERIVQAKIKSSYKDALLEQRYHFNSFKILQDVRGELKWADAKSVKAAIDVEIFDLLGPKTEADLKPPVKQNEKPKAAKPKPEANPSLQAVEAASDGANTIAELMKTKVHFHAPGENFKTDGYVVTEHTERLLKEHLQKTGGRVHTRFPPEPNGILHIGHAKAININFGYAAAQDGICYLRYDDTNPEKEEEKFFVGIKDMVEWLGYKPAKITYSSDNFQQLYEWAVVLIRKGLAYVCHQKAEELKGFTPKPSPWRERPIEESLQLFEDMKRGKIDEGAATLRLKVTLEEGKVDPVAYRIKFIPHHRTGDTWCIYPTYDYTHCLCDSIEQITHSLCTKEFQSRRSSYYWLCNALEIYCPVQWEYGRLNMNYALVSKRKIGKLITEKIVHDWDDPRLFTLTALRRRGFPAEAINNFCAQMGVTGAQIAVDPAMLEASVRDVLNLTAPRRLVVLEPLKVTIKNFPHAAPVQLEVPDFPQNPEKGSHKITLDKVIYIERGDFKVEPEKGYRRLSPKQSVGLRHAGLVISVEEIVKHPDTGEVVELICSSQSAEQAEKPKAFVQWVSQPIPLEVRLYEQLFKHKNPEDANEVPGGFLTDISEHTISVVQAFADQALAQVKVYDKFQFERIGFFSVDPDTSNNRIVFNRTVGLKEDAGKK
- the LOC108154699 gene encoding peptidyl-prolyl cis-trans isomerase NIMA-interacting 4 gives rise to the protein MPPKKDAKGGKDAGKGGKKPAAEDKSAGKEKKGGNAVKVRHILCEKQGKIMEAMEKLKAGQKFPEVATAYSEDKARQGGDLGWQIRGAMVGPFQDAAFALPISNVNNPVYTDPPVKTKFGYHIIMVEGKK
- the LOC108154688 gene encoding uncharacterized protein LOC108154688; translated protein: MPKEATEKTHPAPAWLTQDYVQEKLRIFFKDVTLKLEKLIIKPAIANGENFGSVMTRINLEYTTKPSKGTQTTTFLVKTTFTSKDPAADVLFPYGVYVREMDMYENILPQLAEIARQELKDQRKLFAATVNVDRDRGSIIFEDMSLGQYKVADRLKKLDLEHTHLVLEKMASFHATAAALSERKPGIFAKDYDRGFFNKHTRAYQPIMRNLLKALSRSLKLDKELQQRYQSKIDRLVDNIMDYGERSTTIRPGDFVTLAHGDPWTTNFMFQYDAKGHPSNMIFIDFQFSVWNSPAIDLQYFFSTSVHDDLRLHHQTELVQFYYYKLVAGLKKVNYGGKVPTLFDFQLQFKARAFYAVFCSLLFEPVMLYEGKEESSMEQILSESEGAIRYKDSIFQVESIRKKLHLTLPFLDQQGLLDEM
- the LOC108154683 gene encoding serine/threonine-protein kinase RIO2 is translated as MGKLNVTVLRYLTKEDFRVLTAIEMGMKNHELVPGPLAAAIANLKTGGVHKLLKELCKHKLLSYERGKKYDGYRLTNTGYDYLALKSLTLRGSVSSFGNQIGIGKESNIYVVADEEGTPICLKLHRLGRTCFRNVKAKRDYHGRRHKASWLYLSRISATREFAYMSALHERGFPVPKPIDFNRHCVLMDLVNGWPMTQVHELLDIPQVYDDLMNLIVRLGNSGVIHGDFNEFNLMLTDAGKPILIDFPQMMSTSHENAEFFFDRDVNCVREMFRRKFAYESEDYPKFSDLVRDDDLDAEVHCTGYGFTKEMEQDLLQEYGMVEQSEDEEDEGEEDEAPALVTAAAVEIDECRRQVENEVLYSEAKPAQKSDDAIRRYIESCTQYLGNLAVGPEIIDAELPSKPIASDPVPTPESRPQGDVPLVAPAPQGIVPPVAPAADAPAEDAKSISSNDLETDEMPELAGLDPNSRMYRLKMVEQMLNDARSQRSYSTTTSTIAPSVITDRIRRNMDIKEKRDQRKKCVAKGEASAIHRHRKENKDVVKEYAGWDF
- the LOC108154694 gene encoding 3-ketodihydrosphingosine reductase; translation: MEFSWDIIVSLGLVVLAHSIGYVFVMKKRAKSIDGRHVVVTGGSSGIGVCLAIECVTKGAHVTIIARDEKRLKAAVDQLELVRQRADQKIQYRSLDIGGDYEEVARVLADTEETVGPIYALFNCAGMAICGVFEEVSVRDVHKLMNVNFFGSYNCTRHVLPKMKRAREGIIVITSSQAAMFGIYGYGPYAASKYALRAMAETIAMESREHGVSVTLALPCDTNTPGFEEEEKSKPRETKIISGGGGLLKPEDMAKAILQDALKGNFISTVGAESWLITMLGGGLLPWDGFFTNLLHALVIGPLRLVGYGLHKYFNSIIRKCAKEDRAGDKVGSK